One window of Lepeophtheirus salmonis chromosome Z, UVic_Lsal_1.4, whole genome shotgun sequence genomic DNA carries:
- the LOC121129999 gene encoding uncharacterized protein encodes MPYACAAPGCVVGQPWRKISPNVSTHRFPTDPTRRRKWIDAIKKVRDNWDFDEYSKKVGVLCSLHFQPGDFTYESRDSNSSRRKKEIKDGKVKKPRLKREAVPSFSSNLPTSSSTTTSTYFIKESKRVESPKGLRDPLTLLESPNKTKVEAKKIPSFATFSSLLKEGNISLPNGFKVFQMKPKIIDILKFCESETGLPVVERGITINEDLSFKAFLHSSIVPPHRFKHLVKKDGILEETLQIPCILSLLQNIEMDKEECLIKEALYILEKKVKEAVLPEEKKAKLKFAIEQGNLALRDIKYSPGFHKQLL; translated from the exons ATGCCATATGCCTGTGCTGCTCCTGGTTGTGTAGTAGGTCAACCTTGGAGGAAAATATCACCCAATGTTTCAACCCATCGATTTCCAACAGATCCCACTCGAAGACGAAAGTGGATTGATGCCATCAAAAAAGTTCGAGACAATTGGGATTTTGATGAATACTCTAAAAAAGTTGGGGTTTTGTGTTCCCTTCATTTTCAGCCCGGGGATTTCACTTATGAATCAAGGGATTCTAATTCGAgtagaaggaaaaaagaaatcaaagatGGAAAAGTGAAAAAGCCTCGATTAAAAAGAGAGGCTGTTCCTTCCTTTTCTTCGAACTTACCAACATCATCATCCACGACTActtcaacttattttattaaggaAAGCAAAAGGGTAGAATCACCCAAAGGACTCAGGGATCCCTTGACTCTTTTAGAATCACCTAATAAAACTAAAGTCGAagcaaagaaaattccttcatttgccACTTTCAGCTCTTTATTAAAAG AAGGGAACATTTCTTTGCCAAACGGATTTAAGGTTTTTCAAATGAAACCCAAAATAATAGATATCCTCAAATTTTGTGAGAGTGAGACTGGACTCCCAGTTGTTGAAAGAGGAATAACTATAAATGAAGATCTGAGTTTTAAAGCTTTTCTTCACAGTTCCATAGTACCTCCTCATCGTTTCAAGCACTTGGTTAAGAAAGATGGAATACTCGAGGAGACTTTGCAAATTCCATGTATTTTATCCCTTTTGCAAAACATTGAAATGGACAAAGAAGAATGCCTGATTAAAGAGGCATTGtatatcttggaaaaaaaagtcaaagagGCCGTTCTTCCTGAAGAAAAAAAGGCGAAGTTGAAGTTTGCAATTGAGCAAGGGAATTTGGCTCTCAGAGACATAAAATATTCACCAGGATTCCACAAACAGTTATTATGA